The following coding sequences lie in one Rutidosis leptorrhynchoides isolate AG116_Rl617_1_P2 chromosome 4, CSIRO_AGI_Rlap_v1, whole genome shotgun sequence genomic window:
- the LOC139839939 gene encoding uncharacterized Rho GTPase-activating protein At5g61530 encodes MPSVVSPQWQEKASGFFSSSGTKLKEAGQSAGTFVGEVAKDAKGNVSEVAERVGSVVKSRWSLFQQPSTRQAMQERLVSAAATTSFFLRRGVSETKEKVVVGKTKVEEVAKKTAQKSKTLLTDIERWQKGVASTDVFGVPIEVTVQRQDSTKPIPFLLVKCADYLVLSGLNSPDLFKSEGNKKAIQQLVSLYNQDLNAALPEGVNPIDVAALVKCYLASLPQPLISFELHNEVRGARSSIPLMRNILKKLPTVNYMTLELVTALLLRVSQKSLLNKMDAGSLAMEMAPIIMWQQGQRPETYIQFWNQPSRTQSNTNADPVQNYSEFDMLADESEDEVSSAIPLDDGVPIDFSAIEVLQCLIEHHNAIFTDANETVWR; translated from the exons ATGCCTTCAGTAGTTTCACCTCAGTGGCAAGAAAAGGCTAGTGGTTTCTTCTCTTCTTCAG GGACAAAGCTGAAAGAAGCCGGGCAATCCGCTGGAACATTTGTGGGTGAGGTTGCGAAAGATGCAAAAGGTAATGTTTCTGAAGTAGCCGAACGGGTCGGGTCTGTGGTCAAAAGCCGATGGTCACTTTTTCAGCAGCCGTCTACGAGACAAGCGATGCAGGAACGTCTTGTCTCGGCTGCAGCAACCACGAGCTTCTTTTTGAGGAGGGGTGTGTCTGAGACAAAAGAGAAGGTGGTTGTCGGGAAAACTAAAGTCGAAGAG GTGGCAAAGAAGACTGCCCAGAAGAGCAAAACTCTGTTGACTGATATCGAGCGGTGGCAGAAG GGTGTTGCAAGCACTGATG TTTTCGGTGTGCCAATTGAGGTTACGGTGCAGCGACAAGATTCCACCAAACCTATTCCTTTTCTTTTGGTCAAATGTGCTGATTATCTCGTATTATCAG GACTCAACTCACCTGATTTATTCAAGTCTGAAGGAAACAAGAAGGCCATACAGCAACTAGTGTCGTTATACAACCAAG ACTTGAATGCTGCACTACCTGAAGGTGTGAACCCAATTGATGTTGCAGCTCTTGTCAAGTGTTACCTGGCTAGCCTTCCTCAACCGTTAATCAGTTTTGAACTACACAATGAAGTGCGAGGGGCTCGCTCAAGTATACCACTGATGAGAAATATATTGAAGAAGCTTCCCACAGTTAACTACATGACATTGGAACTCGTTACAGCGTTATTGCTCCGTGTTAGCCAGAAGTCTCTTCTTAACAAG ATGGATGCTGGTAGCCTTGCAATGGAGATGGCCCCAATCATTATGTGGCAACAGGGACAGAGACCAGAAACTTACATACAGTTTTGGAACCAACCATCAAGAACTCAATCCAATACAAATGCCGATCCTGTACAAAATTATAGTGAATTTGATATGCTTgcag ATGAGAGCGAGGATGAAGTATCATCGGCAATTCCATTGGACGATGGCGTGCCTATCGATTTTAGTGCAATAGAGGTGTTACAATGTTTAATAGAACATCACAATGCCATTTTCACAGATGCAAATGAAACTGTATGGAGGTGA